A window from Candidatus Dadabacteria bacterium encodes these proteins:
- a CDS encoding MBL fold metallo-hydrolase — protein sequence MLFIQTAPRVRLWNGDGIISSQMVKLTVLGSGTCVPHEKRGSSGYLLGTDTGSALFDCGNGVVWKLEKIGVDYLGIDNVFITHFHPDHTSDLIPLLFATRHPYGKKREKTLGIWGPDGFSEFLEKLRTPYREWVRPELVEIHEIRKKKQKIGDLEIKTFKTVHTENSIGYVVRCGGKKIVYTGDTGYFPGLRKVASGADIFVTECALPDSEKMAVHMTPSDIAEILRESNPKKIALSHLYPSMDGRDLRKEIEALSGNRETEIIVAEDFMEIVA from the coding sequence ATGCTTTTCATCCAGACCGCTCCGCGAGTAAGATTATGGAATGGAGACGGGATTATATCAAGTCAGATGGTAAAACTTACCGTTTTGGGTTCAGGCACCTGCGTGCCCCATGAGAAAAGGGGTTCTTCCGGATATCTTCTCGGCACCGATACCGGTTCTGCCCTCTTTGACTGTGGAAACGGCGTGGTATGGAAGCTTGAGAAAATAGGGGTCGACTACCTTGGGATCGACAATGTTTTCATAACGCATTTTCACCCCGATCACACCTCCGACCTGATCCCTCTTCTTTTCGCTACTAGGCATCCTTACGGGAAAAAAAGAGAAAAAACGCTTGGAATATGGGGGCCGGATGGGTTCTCGGAATTTCTCGAAAAGCTGCGAACTCCCTACAGGGAGTGGGTAAGGCCAGAGCTCGTGGAAATCCATGAGATAAGAAAAAAGAAACAGAAAATCGGCGACCTTGAGATAAAGACATTCAAAACCGTTCACACTGAAAACAGCATTGGCTATGTTGTACGCTGCGGCGGAAAGAAAATCGTCTACACGGGAGACACGGGTTATTTCCCCGGACTTCGCAAGGTGGCTTCGGGGGCGGACATATTCGTTACGGAATGCGCGCTTCCGGATTCAGAGAAGATGGCCGTTCACATGACCCCTTCAGACATAGCGGAGATTCTTCGGGAAAGCAATCCCAAAAAAATTGCCCTCTCGCATCTTTACCCTTCAATGGACGGAAGAGATCTTCGGAAAGAAAT
- a CDS encoding RluA family pseudouridine synthase translates to MEPAEEKTVTEIPREFAGQRADVFLSGFLRELSRSSIKKHIELGNILIDRKTFKPSRIINGGESLSVNIPPPEPCGIKGEEIDVEIVYEDRDVIVVNKPAGMVVHPGAGVTSGTLVNALVYMCEDLSGIGGEMRPGIVHRLDKETSGVMVVAKNDRAHKSLSEQFKTRETEKEYVAIVSGEMKKNSGFFVSPIGRSPSNRIKMTSFSRVGRDAETRWEVIERLDGATLVSIWPKTGRTHQIRVHFSENGFPVFADKVYGGKKNRPKNSRILGALIKRHALHAKSLGFTHPATGKRIEFSAEIPEDMVSVIDFLRRQSG, encoded by the coding sequence ATGGAACCCGCGGAAGAAAAAACCGTAACGGAAATCCCTCGGGAATTTGCCGGGCAAAGAGCCGACGTGTTTCTCTCGGGCTTCCTTAGGGAGCTTAGCCGCTCGAGCATAAAAAAGCACATAGAGCTCGGAAACATACTTATTGACCGCAAAACGTTTAAGCCTTCCAGGATAATAAATGGCGGGGAGAGCCTGAGCGTTAACATTCCTCCTCCTGAGCCCTGCGGCATCAAGGGAGAGGAGATCGATGTCGAGATTGTTTACGAGGACCGTGACGTAATCGTCGTTAACAAACCCGCCGGTATGGTGGTTCACCCGGGGGCGGGAGTGACGAGCGGCACGCTTGTGAACGCTCTTGTTTATATGTGCGAGGACCTTTCGGGAATAGGAGGTGAGATGCGCCCGGGGATAGTGCATCGCCTCGACAAGGAAACCTCCGGGGTCATGGTTGTTGCTAAAAACGATCGGGCGCACAAAAGTCTTTCCGAGCAGTTCAAGACCAGGGAGACGGAAAAGGAATACGTGGCTATTGTTTCCGGGGAAATGAAAAAAAATTCAGGGTTTTTTGTCTCCCCAATAGGAAGAAGTCCCTCGAACAGGATAAAAATGACCTCTTTTTCCAGAGTTGGGAGAGATGCCGAGACCCGCTGGGAGGTAATCGAAAGGCTGGACGGGGCAACTCTTGTGAGTATCTGGCCGAAGACCGGGAGAACTCACCAGATAAGGGTTCATTTTTCTGAAAACGGGTTTCCGGTGTTTGCCGATAAAGTTTACGGAGGCAAAAAAAACCGCCCGAAAAATTCAAGGATCCTGGGAGCGTTGATAAAGAGGCACGCTCTTCACGCAAAAAGCCTCGGCTTTACCCATCCTGCGACCGGAAAGCGGATTGAGTTTTCGGCGGAAATCCCCGAGGATATGGTTTCAGTGATCGATTTTCTAAGGAGGCAGAGCGGATGA
- the pgeF gene encoding peptidoglycan editing factor PgeF — protein MRVFRSALLEKCSGVIHGFVHDPGGPDILRIASAYGLEDIITVNQVHGSTVFFVDNAAGEKSVEADSIVTRQKGAGVGVITADCVPVLVCFPDSGCVCAVHAGWRGTSLRAVRECIGAVCEQYSLKPQDAVAVIGPAIWGCCYEVRDDVASRFVSRFSGEGDWLLEKGDGKFLLDLVEINRIELCDAGVQQVEIMNLCTCCQGLPSYRRDGSGTDKMISFLGISS, from the coding sequence ATGAGGGTTTTTCGTTCGGCCCTGCTTGAGAAGTGTAGCGGCGTTATCCACGGTTTCGTTCATGATCCCGGAGGGCCGGATATTCTCAGAATCGCTTCCGCTTACGGGCTTGAGGATATCATTACCGTGAACCAGGTTCATGGCAGCACTGTCTTTTTCGTCGACAATGCCGCGGGAGAGAAATCTGTTGAAGCCGATTCGATCGTTACGCGGCAAAAAGGCGCGGGTGTCGGGGTCATCACGGCCGACTGCGTTCCCGTTCTTGTCTGCTTTCCCGATTCCGGTTGCGTCTGCGCCGTCCACGCGGGATGGCGCGGAACCTCTCTGCGGGCGGTAAGGGAATGTATTGGGGCCGTTTGCGAACAATACTCTTTGAAACCGCAGGACGCCGTGGCCGTAATAGGTCCGGCCATATGGGGATGCTGCTACGAAGTTCGGGACGACGTGGCGTCACGTTTCGTTTCAAGGTTCAGCGGAGAAGGGGACTGGCTTTTGGAAAAAGGCGACGGGAAGTTTCTTCTTGATCTTGTGGAGATTAACAGAATAGAACTTTGTGACGCGGGGGTTCAGCAAGTCGAGATAATGAATCTGTGCACTTGCTGTCAGGGCCTTCCCTCATACAGAAGAGACGGTTCCGGCACGGACAAAATGATCAGTTTTTTAGGGATATCTTCTTAG
- a CDS encoding SAM-dependent chlorinase/fluorinase produces the protein MKSIITLTTDFGSKDHYVGAMKGVMLSVNENVHPVDITHCIESHDVRAASFVVGNSYRYFPKNTVHLVVVDPGVGSRRRPIALFADGHFFVGPDNGVFSSVIHCCEDFSAREIKNRDYFLKEISSTFHGRDIFSPVAAHLSLGVSFSEIGPQIHDPEILPCDGYSVNGAEIRGTVVYTDKFGNLITSIPTEAVSDGARAVVTVGEKQVTGISESYSSVEPGEIVVVGGSGGYIEISVNQGRACDVFGEAPPEVIIVEESS, from the coding sequence ATGAAAAGCATTATAACACTGACAACCGATTTCGGGTCAAAGGATCATTACGTGGGGGCGATGAAAGGGGTTATGCTCTCCGTAAATGAAAATGTCCACCCGGTCGACATAACCCACTGCATTGAGTCTCATGATGTCCGAGCTGCGTCTTTTGTTGTAGGTAACTCATACCGCTATTTCCCGAAAAATACCGTGCATCTGGTCGTGGTAGACCCGGGAGTCGGAAGCAGACGAAGGCCTATAGCGCTTTTCGCCGACGGTCATTTTTTTGTGGGACCTGATAACGGCGTTTTCAGCTCGGTTATTCATTGTTGCGAAGATTTCAGCGCCCGCGAAATAAAAAACCGCGACTATTTCCTGAAAGAGATAAGCTCGACTTTTCACGGGAGGGATATATTTTCCCCTGTCGCTGCGCATCTTTCACTTGGCGTTTCGTTCTCGGAGATCGGGCCGCAAATCCATGACCCCGAAATCCTTCCCTGCGACGGATACTCGGTAAACGGGGCTGAGATCCGCGGAACCGTCGTTTACACTGACAAGTTCGGGAATCTTATAACCAGCATACCGACGGAGGCTGTCAGTGACGGGGCTCGGGCCGTGGTAACAGTTGGAGAGAAGCAGGTCACGGGAATCTCGGAATCGTACTCTTCCGTGGAACCCGGTGAAATCGTTGTTGTCGGGGGAAGCGGGGGATATATAGAAATATCGGTTAACCAGGGGCGCGCGTGCGATGTTTTCGGCGAAGCCCCGCCGGAAGTCATTATTGTTGAGGAGAGCAGCTGA
- a CDS encoding Rieske 2Fe-2S domain-containing protein — translation MPEQASSYRGSHHRERTYPPPFPDGWYRIAASGEIKPGEIRHVQCLGEQIAVFRSQESGRIAALDAFCPHMGANLAYGEVKGDRLECPFHGWQLDGDGRICQPRLSEDQPFVQRRWEAIDYYGMILIYHSSQGKPAPYHLPQQQAIDEGQLVYRGKYDAGEVEMHIIEFVENSVDFSHFYHIHGTMRLPWTRVRLPWIRIRHDPSWFLDDTLEHIAYFRNEATLEIRGRVYESTGALALITFLGPGSVVKFEFDIPRIGKIMMFQTHTPVEAMKQQVNFRWFASRGVPGILASSTLLKA, via the coding sequence ATGCCGGAGCAGGCGTCGAGTTATAGAGGCAGTCACCATAGAGAACGCACCTATCCGCCGCCTTTTCCTGACGGTTGGTACAGGATAGCGGCCTCCGGGGAAATCAAGCCCGGAGAGATAAGGCATGTTCAGTGCTTGGGGGAGCAAATCGCTGTTTTTCGCAGTCAGGAATCTGGCCGGATTGCGGCCCTGGACGCATTCTGCCCACACATGGGTGCAAACCTGGCTTATGGAGAAGTCAAGGGTGACCGGCTGGAATGTCCTTTCCACGGCTGGCAGCTGGATGGAGACGGAAGAATTTGCCAGCCCCGTCTCTCCGAAGACCAGCCTTTCGTTCAAAGGCGCTGGGAAGCGATCGACTACTACGGCATGATTCTGATTTATCACTCCTCACAGGGCAAGCCTGCACCTTATCATCTGCCGCAACAGCAAGCAATCGATGAGGGACAGCTGGTTTATCGAGGCAAGTACGACGCGGGCGAAGTAGAAATGCACATTATCGAGTTTGTCGAGAACAGCGTCGACTTCAGTCATTTTTATCACATACATGGAACCATGCGCTTGCCCTGGACCAGAGTAAGACTGCCCTGGATAAGAATTCGGCACGACCCCAGCTGGTTCCTTGATGACACGCTTGAGCACATCGCCTATTTCAGAAACGAGGCAACGCTTGAGATAAGAGGGCGGGTTTACGAGAGTACGGGAGCCCTGGCACTGATCACTTTTCTCGGTCCCGGTAGTGTTGTAAAGTTCGAATTTGATATTCCGAGAATCGGTAAAATAATGATGTTCCAGACGCATACTCCCGTTGAAGCGATGAAGCAACAGGTGAACTTCCGCTGGTTCGCCTCCCGAGGTGTCCCGGGAATACTTGCTTCCAGTACCCTTCTGAAAGCTTAA